In Novipirellula galeiformis, one DNA window encodes the following:
- the folE gene encoding GTP cyclohydrolase I FolE encodes MHHVDPRSFKEPSCTVPFLQSDNGAPCGGVSDSDSDSDSDSVEPALFVDRNAPSRDHVDLKRIEGAVRIILDAVGEDPDREGLLETPARVARMYAEMFAGLKSDPGRHLAKVFTENYDEIVLVRDISFCSMCEHHLLPFTGRAHIAYLPSGKVVGLSKLARVVEEVARRPQVQERMTQTIADLVEDRLSANGVAVVCEATHSCMTMRGVRKPGSLCLTSAMRGAFRDDPKSRAEVLGLINREA; translated from the coding sequence ATGCATCACGTGGATCCTCGTTCCTTCAAAGAACCATCCTGTACCGTACCGTTCCTCCAGAGCGACAATGGTGCGCCGTGTGGCGGCGTCAGCGATAGCGATAGCGATAGCGATAGCGATAGCGTTGAGCCCGCACTTTTTGTCGATCGAAACGCTCCCAGCCGCGATCACGTCGATCTGAAACGGATCGAAGGGGCGGTGCGGATCATTTTGGACGCGGTCGGTGAAGATCCCGATCGCGAAGGATTGCTGGAAACCCCCGCCCGTGTCGCACGGATGTACGCGGAAATGTTTGCTGGGTTGAAATCGGATCCTGGCCGTCACTTGGCAAAAGTGTTCACCGAAAATTACGATGAAATCGTCCTGGTTCGCGATATCAGCTTCTGCAGCATGTGTGAACACCACCTGTTGCCGTTCACCGGTCGAGCCCATATCGCCTATCTCCCCAGCGGTAAGGTGGTGGGACTGAGCAAACTGGCTCGAGTTGTCGAAGAGGTCGCCCGTCGCCCCCAGGTCCAAGAACGAATGACGCAAACGATTGCGGATTTGGTCGAAGACCGCTTGTCCGCCAATGGCGTCGCAGTGGTTTGCGAAGCGACTCATAGTTGCATGACGATGCGAGGCGTCCGCAAACCTGGCAGTTTGTGTTTAACCAGCGCGATGCGTGGGGCGTTCCGTGACGACCCCAAATCGAGAGCCGAGGTGTTAGGGTTGATCAATCGAGAAGCGTAG
- a CDS encoding anaerobic glycerol-3-phosphate dehydrogenase subunit C — MDSERQRIQDDLRGVVRGEVLCDDISCQLYATDASIYQMLPLGVVRPRTAADVIATVQYGAEHDLSIHPRGSASGVSGESLGSGLVLDFSRFMRRVTIDRNGATVNVQCGAVLAEVNAALAPYGRTYGPDPATRSITTMGSVLSTNASGSHYLRSGSARDTIESMRVVTVDGKLLTFSKHHPDEQTPQGRLARGIVEIESQFRTLIAARKSAPNSRGGYRFDGVIDSEGRVDLAKFMVGTQGTLGIIVDAVLRTEAIPTHRGVALLFYRRLDSAVRCARRALEHGLVACDLMDRRLLQIARETDPRFADLLPREAEAMLLVEIQGESLGDLYDRLAIIRQECAKGPDAAFAAVDTVRDSERDLYWTLSRRVVPRLYRFKGSDAPQPFTEDIAVPADRLPAALLDIQDTLKRNHATATVFAHAGHGHLHVRPFLNLAKQVDRDKLNDLSNQIAEVVWKHGGEVSVEHAAGFSRSHLLPRQYGQLWQAMGQIKRLFDSCHRLNPGKLFGAVLQKPNENLRPFDKTIEVSRGNRTLIEAEQSLANESDPARKPLAQLEVFQNWPPGASVDQVTRQCNGCGRCRTNSAVERQCPMFRATHSEEASPRAKANLLRGVLSGQLKVENLADDRAKEVADLCFNCHQCRVECPAGVDIPKIVGELKAQYVTTNGLPLSDLLLGRIDTIAAIASRFPWLANPLIRGRFSRWLAERLFGLSAARDLPLIASETFMRYAAKRRWTKLNPHGGLKVAYFVDHYANYHDPEIGRGLAEILQHNGIGLYVPPGQVASGMARISAGDIKGARRVARHNLRVLAEAVRQGYTIIATEPAAVLCLKHEYPNLMDDQDAHLVAENSFEACQFLWNLHQENRLSLDLDSMEADLAYHQPCHLRVLDPDGAGPKLMSLIPRFDVEQIEAGCTGMAGTWGLQRKNYRNSLRVGWPLISAMRSAGGKTAVTECSACKMQIEHGAGRKTLHPIKLFAYAYGRMPKLAKELR, encoded by the coding sequence ATGGATAGCGAACGTCAACGAATTCAAGATGATCTGCGCGGCGTCGTGCGAGGCGAAGTCTTGTGCGATGACATCTCGTGTCAATTGTACGCGACCGATGCGAGCATCTATCAAATGCTCCCCCTGGGCGTCGTCCGGCCTCGAACCGCAGCCGATGTCATTGCCACGGTGCAATACGGCGCCGAACATGACTTGTCGATTCACCCTCGCGGCAGTGCGAGTGGTGTCTCAGGCGAGTCGCTCGGCAGCGGGTTGGTGCTCGACTTTTCGCGATTCATGCGGCGGGTCACAATTGATCGCAACGGCGCTACCGTCAATGTGCAATGCGGTGCTGTGTTAGCGGAAGTCAACGCCGCACTCGCCCCCTATGGTCGCACCTACGGTCCCGACCCGGCAACTCGTAGCATCACGACGATGGGAAGTGTGTTGTCGACCAATGCTTCGGGCAGCCATTACCTGCGCAGTGGCTCGGCTCGCGATACGATCGAGTCGATGCGAGTCGTGACGGTGGACGGGAAATTATTAACGTTTTCCAAGCATCACCCTGACGAGCAAACGCCCCAAGGGCGTTTGGCCCGCGGCATCGTCGAAATTGAAAGTCAGTTTCGGACACTGATCGCGGCCCGCAAGTCCGCGCCGAACTCGCGTGGCGGCTATCGCTTTGACGGGGTGATTGACTCCGAGGGCCGCGTGGATCTCGCTAAGTTCATGGTCGGAACCCAAGGCACGCTGGGGATCATCGTCGATGCGGTACTACGTACCGAAGCCATTCCCACCCACCGCGGCGTCGCTTTGCTGTTTTATCGTCGCCTCGATTCAGCGGTGCGATGTGCCCGTCGCGCACTCGAACATGGTCTGGTCGCCTGCGATTTAATGGACCGCCGATTGTTGCAAATCGCTCGCGAAACGGATCCACGATTTGCCGACCTGCTGCCACGTGAAGCCGAAGCGATGCTGTTGGTAGAGATCCAAGGCGAATCGCTGGGCGATCTTTACGACCGCTTGGCCATCATCCGACAAGAGTGCGCCAAAGGTCCCGATGCAGCCTTCGCCGCCGTTGACACGGTCCGGGACTCCGAACGCGATCTGTACTGGACGCTCTCGCGACGGGTCGTGCCCCGCTTGTATCGCTTTAAAGGAAGCGATGCCCCGCAACCCTTCACCGAAGACATTGCGGTTCCGGCGGACCGCTTGCCTGCCGCCCTGTTGGACATCCAAGACACGTTGAAGCGAAATCACGCTACCGCAACCGTGTTCGCCCACGCCGGCCATGGGCATCTCCACGTTCGTCCTTTCCTAAACCTTGCCAAACAAGTCGACCGAGACAAGCTAAACGACCTTTCCAACCAGATTGCCGAAGTGGTTTGGAAGCATGGCGGCGAAGTCAGCGTTGAACATGCGGCCGGTTTCAGCCGCTCGCATCTGTTGCCGCGCCAGTACGGCCAACTGTGGCAAGCGATGGGGCAGATCAAACGGCTTTTTGATTCCTGCCATCGCCTCAACCCCGGCAAGCTGTTTGGAGCCGTGCTGCAGAAACCGAACGAGAATTTGCGACCATTTGATAAGACCATCGAAGTCAGCCGAGGCAATCGAACCTTAATCGAAGCCGAACAATCGCTCGCCAATGAATCCGATCCAGCCCGCAAACCGCTTGCCCAATTAGAAGTCTTTCAAAATTGGCCGCCCGGTGCCTCCGTGGACCAAGTCACCCGCCAATGCAATGGTTGCGGGCGGTGCCGAACGAATTCTGCGGTCGAACGCCAATGCCCAATGTTCCGAGCAACGCATAGCGAGGAGGCGTCGCCGCGAGCCAAAGCCAACTTGCTGCGCGGCGTGCTGAGTGGCCAATTGAAAGTCGAAAACCTAGCCGACGATCGTGCCAAGGAGGTTGCAGACCTGTGTTTCAATTGCCACCAATGCCGAGTCGAATGCCCTGCGGGGGTCGACATTCCCAAAATCGTGGGTGAATTGAAGGCGCAATACGTTACCACCAATGGACTCCCCCTTTCCGATCTGCTGCTCGGCCGGATCGATACGATCGCCGCAATCGCATCGCGATTCCCTTGGCTCGCCAATCCTTTGATTCGAGGACGCTTTTCACGCTGGCTTGCCGAGCGTTTGTTCGGCTTGTCCGCAGCCCGCGACCTGCCGCTGATCGCCAGCGAAACCTTCATGCGTTATGCCGCAAAACGACGCTGGACCAAACTAAATCCCCACGGCGGTTTGAAGGTCGCCTACTTTGTCGACCACTATGCCAATTATCACGATCCCGAGATTGGCCGTGGGCTCGCCGAAATCCTGCAACACAACGGGATCGGACTCTATGTGCCCCCAGGCCAAGTCGCTAGCGGAATGGCACGGATTTCCGCCGGTGACATCAAAGGAGCTCGTCGCGTCGCACGACACAACCTACGAGTGCTCGCCGAAGCGGTACGGCAAGGCTACACGATCATCGCCACCGAACCCGCAGCCGTGCTTTGTCTGAAGCACGAATACCCAAATTTGATGGATGATCAAGATGCACACCTGGTTGCCGAAAACTCCTTCGAAGCCTGCCAATTCTTGTGGAATCTGCACCAGGAAAATCGCTTATCACTCGACCTCGACTCAATGGAAGCCGACCTTGCTTACCATCAACCTTGCCATCTACGTGTGCTAGATCCCGATGGCGCAGGCCCCAAGTTGATGAGCTTGATTCCTAGGTTTGATGTCGAACAGATTGAAGCCGGTTGCACCGGCATGGCCGGAACGTGGGGCTTGCAACGCAAGAACTATCGCAACAGTTTGCGGGTGGGTTGGCCATTGATCTCCGCGATGCGATCGGCAGGCGGGAAAACCGCCGTCACCGAATGTAGCGCCTGCAAGATGCAAATCGAGCATGGCGCAGGTCGCAAGACGCTGCACCCAATCAAGCTGTTTGCCTACGCCTACGGTCGAATGCCGAAGCTCGCGAAAGAACTTCGCTAA
- a CDS encoding VOC family protein translates to MTVKRIVFNIAADDVALASRFYCDILGLDLLMDHGWIQTFGSNTATTPQLSVASEGGSGTAVPDVSIEVDNFDEVYRKCIASKFAIEYGPVDEPWGVRRFYVRDPFDRLVNVMIHL, encoded by the coding sequence ATGACGGTGAAACGGATCGTCTTTAACATCGCTGCCGACGACGTCGCTCTCGCTTCACGGTTCTATTGCGATATTCTCGGACTCGACCTTTTGATGGATCACGGCTGGATCCAGACCTTTGGCAGTAACACAGCAACGACTCCGCAATTAAGCGTCGCTTCGGAGGGCGGTTCGGGCACTGCGGTTCCCGACGTTTCTATCGAAGTGGACAACTTCGACGAAGTCTACCGAAAGTGCATCGCCAGCAAGTTCGCGATCGAATACGGTCCCGTGGACGAACCGTGGGGTGTGCGGCGTTTCTATGTACGTGATCCTTTCGATCGCCTCGTCAACGTTATGATTCACCTTTAG